Proteins co-encoded in one Oharaeibacter diazotrophicus genomic window:
- the alr gene encoding alanine racemase, giving the protein MYADAWLVTQDSHTGAGRLTIDLGAVVANWRAVAARQPGAETGAVVKADAYGLGARRVARALAAAGCRSFFVAQLGEAVELRRALPPEARLFVLNGLVPGAEALAVETGAVPVLNSLPQVARYAAEARRRDRRLPAALQVDSGMSRLGLSPAEVDTLAADPTMLDGVEVVLVMSHLACADEPANPANAAQHAAFVALADRLPAAPRALANSAGSAFAGFGHEVTRPGLALYGVEPTGRTDAGLRPVVTLEAPVVQLRTVAAGTGVGYGLSHVTSAETRLATIGVGYADGWPRHLGGRGAVWFDGVRLPIVGRVSMDSLTVDVSALPEGALAEGAMVELVGPHQSLQDVADAADTIAWEILTRLGARYERRYLEAGPAA; this is encoded by the coding sequence ATGTACGCCGACGCCTGGCTGGTCACGCAGGATTCGCACACGGGCGCGGGCCGCCTGACGATCGACCTCGGCGCCGTCGTCGCCAACTGGCGCGCCGTCGCCGCCCGCCAGCCGGGTGCCGAGACCGGCGCCGTGGTCAAGGCCGACGCCTACGGCCTCGGCGCCCGCCGCGTCGCCCGCGCGCTCGCCGCCGCCGGCTGCCGAAGCTTCTTCGTCGCCCAGCTCGGCGAGGCGGTCGAGTTGCGCCGCGCGCTGCCGCCGGAGGCCCGGCTGTTCGTGCTGAACGGTCTCGTGCCCGGCGCCGAGGCGCTCGCGGTCGAGACCGGCGCGGTGCCGGTGCTGAACTCGCTGCCCCAGGTCGCCCGCTACGCCGCCGAGGCGCGCCGGCGCGACCGGCGCCTGCCGGCCGCGCTGCAGGTCGACAGCGGCATGTCCAGGCTCGGACTGTCGCCGGCCGAGGTCGACACCCTCGCCGCCGACCCGACCATGCTCGACGGCGTCGAGGTCGTGCTGGTGATGTCGCATCTCGCCTGCGCCGACGAGCCGGCCAATCCGGCCAACGCCGCCCAGCACGCCGCCTTCGTCGCCCTCGCCGACCGCCTGCCGGCGGCGCCGCGCGCCCTCGCCAACTCCGCCGGCTCGGCCTTCGCCGGCTTCGGCCACGAGGTGACCCGCCCCGGCCTCGCGCTCTACGGCGTCGAGCCGACGGGGCGCACCGACGCGGGCCTGCGCCCGGTCGTGACCCTCGAGGCGCCGGTGGTCCAGCTGCGGACCGTGGCGGCCGGCACCGGCGTCGGCTACGGCCTTTCCCACGTCACCTCCGCCGAGACCCGGCTCGCGACGATCGGCGTCGGCTACGCCGACGGCTGGCCGCGCCACCTCGGCGGCCGCGGCGCCGTCTGGTTCGACGGCGTCCGACTGCCGATCGTCGGCCGCGTCTCGATGGACAGCCTCACGGTCGACGTCTCGGCGCTGCCCGAGGGTGCGCTCGCCGAGGGCGCGATGGTCGAGCTGGTCGGCCCGCACCAGAGCCTGCAGGACGTCGCCGACGCCGCCGACACCATCGCCTGGGAGATCCTGACCCGGCTCGGCGCGCGCTACGAGCGCCGCTACCTCGAGGCCGGCCCCGCCGCCTGA
- a CDS encoding Lrp/AsnC family transcriptional regulator, protein MALDEIDRRIIRRLRVDGRISNVDLARDVGLSPSACLRRLRTLEETGTIRGYTAIVAGEAGDGTVAIVRITLDRQTEESLDRFEAAIRRHPEIRECFLMTGDADYLLRVEARSAADYEVIHKEILSRLPGVARIQSSFAIRSVLTLPESRRGDG, encoded by the coding sequence TTGGCCCTGGACGAGATCGACCGCCGCATCATCCGCCGCCTGCGCGTCGACGGCCGGATCTCCAACGTCGACCTCGCGCGCGACGTCGGGCTGTCGCCCTCCGCCTGCCTGCGGCGGCTCCGGACGCTGGAGGAGACCGGCACCATCCGTGGCTACACCGCGATCGTCGCCGGCGAGGCGGGCGACGGCACCGTGGCGATCGTACGCATCACCCTCGACCGACAGACCGAGGAGTCGCTCGACCGTTTCGAGGCGGCGATCCGCCGCCATCCCGAGATCCGGGAGTGCTTCCTGATGACCGGCGACGCCGACTATCTGCTGCGCGTCGAGGCGCGCAGCGCGGCCGACTACGAGGTGATCCACAAGGAGATCCTGTCGCGCCTGCCGGGGGTGGCGCGGATCCAGTCGAGCTTCGCGATCCGCAGCGTCCTGACCCTGCCGGAGAGCCGGCGCGGCGACGGTTGA
- a CDS encoding nucleotidyl transferase AbiEii/AbiGii toxin family protein produces the protein MNFVRPEHTLIAEVLASMDAQWLLDNHCFFAGGTAIVLANGEYRRSLDVDFLCDDVDGYRTLRTAAIGRGAPAFFRIEVETLRAFRADQYGIRAVIGWKGQPVRFEIVREARIPLGGSPNAMLRVPVLDLHDQFAEKLLANADRCLDPAFAYRDAIDLGRLCMANGGRIPDAAVEKATRAYGTEIPRKVASVVGILAEEKELRRAAAVLLMDFDVARRAVSAFRHAAAAAWPDLELADVHPTAIPRDP, from the coding sequence ATGAACTTCGTCAGGCCGGAACACACTCTCATCGCCGAAGTCCTGGCGTCCATGGACGCGCAGTGGCTCCTGGACAATCATTGCTTCTTCGCCGGCGGCACGGCCATCGTCCTGGCGAACGGCGAGTACCGCCGGTCGCTCGACGTGGACTTCCTCTGCGACGACGTCGACGGCTACCGCACGCTCCGAACGGCGGCGATCGGCCGGGGCGCGCCGGCGTTCTTCCGCATCGAGGTCGAGACATTGCGCGCGTTCAGGGCCGATCAGTACGGCATCCGGGCGGTGATCGGCTGGAAGGGGCAGCCCGTCAGGTTCGAGATCGTGCGCGAGGCGCGGATTCCACTTGGCGGTTCGCCGAACGCGATGCTCCGTGTCCCGGTCCTGGACCTGCACGACCAGTTCGCCGAGAAGCTGCTCGCCAACGCCGACCGATGCCTCGATCCGGCCTTCGCCTACCGCGACGCCATCGACCTCGGCCGTCTCTGCATGGCCAACGGCGGCAGGATCCCGGACGCGGCCGTCGAGAAGGCCACCCGGGCCTACGGCACGGAGATCCCGAGGAAGGTCGCCTCGGTCGTCGGCATCCTCGCCGAAGAGAAGGAACTCCGCCGCGCGGCGGCGGTGCTTCTGATGGATTTCGACGTCGCCCGACGGGCCGTGTCGGCGTTCCGGCACGCGGCCGCGGCGGCGTGGCCCGACCTGGAACTCGCGGACGTCCATCCGACCGCCATCCCTCGGGATCCCTGA
- a CDS encoding DUF1345 domain-containing protein, whose product MTAGGSSGRTTPARSWPRRFLAAALLRRRLGAGIIAGVVAFAAPTGEHAASTRLLFAWDLGGVVYLALTGYAMLRSDVGRIRRRAAVEDEAEWVILLLTIAAAVVSLVAIGAELHGVHDAAPEEQGLRVGLAAFTILVSWFVLHTIMTLHYAHAFYAPRDGEGLVFPDEIAEPDYFDFLYFSFTIGAASQTSDVTVASRRLRRVVLGHTILSFFFNTTVLALAINVGASLI is encoded by the coding sequence ATGACGGCGGGCGGATCATCGGGACGGACGACGCCGGCGCGGAGCTGGCCGCGGCGCTTCCTGGCGGCGGCCCTGCTGCGCCGCCGGCTCGGCGCCGGCATCATCGCCGGCGTCGTCGCCTTCGCGGCGCCGACCGGCGAGCACGCCGCCTCGACCCGGCTGCTGTTCGCCTGGGACCTCGGCGGCGTCGTCTATCTCGCCCTGACCGGCTACGCCATGCTGCGCTCCGACGTCGGCCGGATCCGCCGGCGCGCCGCCGTCGAGGACGAGGCGGAATGGGTGATCCTGCTGCTGACCATCGCCGCGGCGGTGGTCAGTCTGGTCGCGATCGGCGCCGAACTCCACGGCGTGCACGACGCCGCCCCGGAGGAGCAGGGCCTGCGCGTCGGCCTCGCCGCCTTCACCATCCTGGTGTCGTGGTTCGTGCTGCACACCATCATGACGCTGCACTACGCCCACGCCTTCTACGCCCCGCGCGACGGCGAGGGCCTCGTGTTCCCCGACGAGATCGCCGAGCCCGACTATTTCGACTTCCTCTATTTCTCCTTCACCATCGGCGCGGCCTCGCAGACCTCCGACGTCACCGTCGCCTCGCGCCGGCTCCGCCGCGTCGTGCTCGGCCACACCATCCTGTCGTTCTTCTTCAACACCACCGTGCTGGCGCTCGCCATCAACGTCGGCGCCAGCCTGATCTGA
- a CDS encoding putative quinol monooxygenase → MPVITAVIRAKAGGEAALGAALLDVAAHVAANEPGTLDFFVGRDPADPAVFTTYERFVDRAAMDLHNGSDVVARFFAIAKPLLDGPVTLVIGEEISAKGRPALDA, encoded by the coding sequence ATGCCGGTGATCACCGCCGTCATCCGGGCCAAGGCGGGCGGGGAGGCGGCGCTCGGCGCCGCGCTCCTCGACGTCGCCGCCCACGTCGCGGCGAACGAGCCGGGCACGCTCGACTTCTTCGTCGGGCGCGATCCGGCCGATCCCGCGGTGTTCACCACCTACGAGCGCTTCGTCGACCGCGCCGCCATGGACCTCCACAACGGCTCGGACGTGGTCGCCCGCTTCTTCGCGATCGCAAAGCCCCTCCTCGACGGCCCGGTGACGCTGGTGATCGGCGAGGAGATCTCCGCCAAGGGCCGGCCGGCGCTGGACGCTTGA
- a CDS encoding amidase, whose amino-acid sequence MPITRPSAAQVAEMAAGLGMTMSEAEAAEYLPLMGGSFDAYDVVDALPDFVPVVTYPRTPGYRPSGEENKYNAWYYKSTVKGAATGKLAGRTVVLKDNVALAGVPMMNGASTLEGFVPTADATIVTRMLDAGATIVGKATCEYFCLSGGSHTSEPGPVHNPMKHGYSAGGSSSGSAALVAAGEVDMAIGGDQGGSIRIPASYCGIVGLKPTHGLVPYTGVMPIESTIDHTGPMTRTVADNALMLEVLAGPDGMDPRQYAPKLSAYTEALGKGVKGLKIGVLAEGFTTPNMTAGVVDKVKAGAERFAALGAEVTEISIPEHPLTAAVWGPIALEGLVAQMMLGNGMGFNWKGRYDVGLIDAHSAWRERADELSKTLKLSMFVGMWGIEHYRGRYYAKAQNLARRMKAAYDAAFGAYDLLLMPTLPCVATPLPGPDASLEEICARAFEMVASTSPFDVTGHPAISIPCGLSEGLPVGLMLVARDYGEATIYQAASAFESDGDWKTF is encoded by the coding sequence ATGCCCATTACCAGACCCAGCGCCGCCCAGGTCGCCGAGATGGCCGCCGGCCTCGGCATGACGATGTCGGAGGCCGAGGCCGCCGAATACCTGCCGCTGATGGGCGGGAGCTTCGACGCCTACGACGTCGTCGACGCGCTGCCGGACTTCGTGCCGGTGGTGACCTACCCGCGCACGCCGGGCTACCGTCCGTCCGGCGAAGAGAACAAGTACAACGCTTGGTACTACAAGAGCACCGTGAAGGGCGCCGCCACCGGCAAGCTCGCCGGCAGGACGGTCGTGCTCAAGGACAACGTCGCGCTCGCCGGCGTGCCGATGATGAACGGTGCCTCGACGCTGGAAGGCTTCGTGCCGACCGCCGACGCCACCATCGTCACCCGCATGCTCGACGCCGGCGCCACCATCGTCGGCAAGGCGACCTGCGAATACTTCTGCCTCTCCGGCGGCAGCCACACCTCCGAGCCCGGCCCGGTGCACAACCCGATGAAGCACGGCTATTCGGCCGGCGGCTCGTCGTCGGGTTCGGCGGCACTGGTGGCGGCCGGCGAGGTCGACATGGCGATCGGCGGCGACCAGGGCGGCTCGATCCGCATCCCGGCCTCCTACTGCGGCATCGTCGGCCTGAAGCCGACCCACGGCCTCGTGCCCTACACCGGCGTGATGCCTATCGAATCGACGATCGACCACACCGGCCCGATGACCCGCACCGTCGCCGACAACGCGCTGATGCTCGAGGTGCTCGCCGGCCCCGACGGCATGGACCCGCGCCAGTACGCGCCGAAGCTCTCGGCCTACACCGAGGCGCTCGGCAAGGGCGTCAAGGGCCTGAAGATCGGCGTGCTCGCCGAGGGCTTCACGACCCCGAACATGACCGCCGGCGTGGTCGACAAGGTCAAGGCCGGCGCCGAACGCTTCGCCGCCCTTGGCGCCGAGGTAACGGAGATCTCGATCCCCGAGCACCCGCTGACCGCCGCGGTCTGGGGCCCGATCGCCCTCGAGGGCCTCGTCGCCCAGATGATGCTCGGCAACGGCATGGGCTTCAACTGGAAGGGCCGCTACGACGTCGGTCTGATCGACGCCCATTCGGCCTGGCGCGAGCGCGCCGACGAGCTCTCCAAGACGCTGAAGCTGTCGATGTTCGTCGGCATGTGGGGCATCGAGCACTATCGCGGGCGCTACTACGCCAAGGCGCAGAACCTCGCCCGCCGGATGAAGGCGGCCTACGACGCCGCCTTCGGCGCCTACGACCTCCTGCTGATGCCGACGCTGCCCTGCGTCGCCACCCCGCTGCCGGGCCCCGACGCCTCGCTGGAGGAGATCTGCGCCCGCGCCTTCGAGATGGTGGCCTCGACCTCGCCCTTCGACGTCACCGGCCATCCGGCGATCTCGATCCCCTGCGGCCTGTCCGAGGGGCTGCCGGTCGGCCTGATGCTGGTCGCGCGCGACTACGGCGAGGCGACGATCTACCAGGCGGCGAGCGCCTTCGAGTCCGACGGCGACTGGAAGACCTTCTGA
- a CDS encoding ABC transporter ATP-binding protein yields MTTLLTVSGLKAAYGRVPILTGVDFAMAKGEYLGILGHNGMGKTTLMRTIVGALPATGGRIAFDGRDVSKLATHERARLGIGLVPQGREIFPALSVHENLRMGLASARQEDPKVIEDVLTDFPRLVRLLDRRGGALSGGEQQLLALARCLCMRPKLILLDEPTEGIQPSIIEEIIETLLALKKRWDLSIIIVEQNLEFITSLSDRVLHIQKGRITGEVDRADLLAGHVGMAAA; encoded by the coding sequence ATGACCACGCTCCTCACCGTCTCCGGCCTCAAGGCCGCCTACGGCCGCGTGCCGATCCTGACCGGCGTCGACTTCGCGATGGCCAAGGGCGAATATCTCGGCATCCTCGGTCACAACGGCATGGGCAAGACGACGCTGATGCGCACCATCGTCGGCGCCCTGCCGGCGACCGGCGGCCGCATCGCCTTCGACGGCCGCGACGTTTCCAAGCTCGCGACCCACGAACGCGCCCGGCTCGGCATCGGCCTCGTGCCGCAGGGCCGCGAGATCTTCCCGGCGCTCTCCGTCCACGAAAACCTGCGCATGGGCCTCGCCAGCGCAAGGCAAGAGGATCCCAAGGTGATCGAGGACGTGCTCACGGACTTCCCGCGCCTCGTCCGCCTGCTCGACCGCCGCGGCGGCGCGCTCTCGGGCGGCGAGCAGCAGTTGCTGGCGCTGGCCCGGTGCCTCTGCATGCGGCCGAAGCTGATCCTGCTCGACGAGCCGACCGAAGGTATCCAGCCCTCGATCATCGAGGAGATCATCGAGACCCTGCTCGCGCTCAAGAAGCGCTGGGACCTCTCGATCATCATCGTCGAGCAGAACCTCGAGTTCATCACCTCGCTGTCCGACCGCGTGCTGCACATCCAGAAGGGCCGCATCACCGGCGAGGTCGACCGCGCCGATCTCCTGGCGGGACACGTCGGCATGGCCGCCGCCTGA
- a CDS encoding ATP-binding cassette domain-containing protein, translating to MPDLVPLLETKNLTMRFGGVVANDDVSFRLGEMELRCLIGPNGAGKSTFFKMLTGQLTPTSGSIAFRGQPIAGQLSHEIARMGVGIKTQIPNVFNGLSVRENVWLAARRKGTPKTIKAMVDEVLDKIRLTHRAEDIVGTLSHGQRQWVEIGTVLAGDPQLILLDEPAAGMTDDETFRTGEIIREINQSRAIVVVEHDMEFIKMIAKTVTVFHQGRILIEDDCATVLADQRVRDVYLGKKVAA from the coding sequence ATGCCCGACCTCGTCCCGCTGCTCGAAACCAAGAACCTCACCATGCGCTTCGGCGGCGTGGTGGCCAACGACGACGTCTCCTTCCGCCTCGGCGAGATGGAGCTGCGCTGCCTGATCGGCCCGAACGGGGCCGGCAAGAGCACCTTCTTCAAGATGCTGACCGGCCAGCTGACGCCGACCTCCGGCTCGATCGCCTTCCGCGGCCAGCCGATCGCCGGCCAGCTCTCGCACGAGATCGCCCGCATGGGCGTCGGCATCAAGACGCAGATCCCCAACGTCTTCAACGGCCTCAGCGTGCGCGAGAACGTCTGGCTCGCCGCCCGCCGCAAGGGCACGCCGAAGACGATCAAGGCGATGGTCGACGAGGTGCTGGACAAGATCCGCCTGACCCACCGCGCCGAGGACATCGTCGGCACGCTCTCCCACGGCCAGCGCCAATGGGTCGAGATCGGCACCGTGCTCGCCGGCGACCCGCAGCTGATCCTGCTCGACGAGCCCGCCGCCGGCATGACCGACGACGAGACCTTCCGCACCGGCGAGATCATCCGCGAGATCAACCAGTCGCGCGCCATCGTCGTCGTCGAGCACGACATGGAGTTCATCAAGATGATCGCCAAGACCGTGACCGTCTTCCACCAGGGCCGCATCCTGATCGAGGACGACTGCGCCACCGTGCTCGCCGACCAGCGGGTACGCGACGTCTATCTCGGCAAGAAGGTGGCGGCATGA
- a CDS encoding ABC transporter permease subunit: MTAAQRHVLQAALVLVAVYVTAIAPNWLDLFTLMQVTLFAAMAVLSLSLAFIWGYGGILSFGQTAFFGLGAYVYAVAAINFGDSTNAILLAIVLPALFAAALGYFVFYGRISDVYLGVITLTVTLILFNVVNSTAGDEYAIGSARLGGFNGIPAVPTFNMPYDPAAILSPEQSWYVTAGVLIGVYVLLRVVLASPFGRVAVAVRENEVRASLLGYDPRLVKLLVFVFGGAIAGLAGALYVNWGAFVGPTIFSLSLSAEIIIWITIGGLGTLVGPIVGCFLIQYLNSQIGSQQAFNSYLVLGVILVAFVLLLPKGLVPTARELALKIARFASERRRPTPPAAAPQTEGAE; this comes from the coding sequence ATGACGGCAGCCCAACGCCACGTCCTCCAGGCGGCGCTCGTCCTCGTCGCCGTCTACGTCACCGCGATCGCGCCGAACTGGCTCGACCTCTTCACGCTGATGCAGGTGACCCTGTTCGCCGCCATGGCGGTGCTCTCGCTCAGCCTCGCCTTCATCTGGGGCTACGGCGGCATCCTGTCCTTCGGCCAGACCGCCTTCTTCGGCCTCGGCGCCTACGTCTACGCCGTCGCCGCCATCAACTTCGGCGACAGCACCAACGCCATCCTGCTGGCGATCGTGCTGCCGGCGCTGTTCGCCGCCGCGCTCGGCTACTTCGTGTTCTACGGCCGGATCAGCGACGTCTATCTCGGCGTCATCACCCTGACGGTGACGCTGATCCTCTTCAACGTGGTCAACTCGACCGCCGGCGACGAATACGCCATCGGCAGCGCCCGGCTCGGCGGCTTCAACGGCATCCCGGCCGTGCCGACCTTCAACATGCCCTACGACCCCGCCGCGATCCTGTCGCCGGAACAGTCGTGGTACGTGACGGCGGGCGTGCTGATCGGCGTCTACGTGCTGCTGCGCGTCGTGCTGGCGAGCCCGTTCGGCCGGGTCGCGGTGGCGGTGCGCGAGAACGAGGTCCGCGCCTCGCTGCTCGGCTACGACCCGCGCCTCGTCAAACTGCTGGTCTTCGTGTTCGGCGGCGCGATCGCCGGTCTCGCCGGCGCGCTCTACGTCAACTGGGGCGCCTTCGTCGGCCCGACGATCTTCTCGCTGTCGCTGTCGGCCGAGATCATCATCTGGATCACCATCGGCGGCCTCGGCACCCTGGTCGGTCCGATCGTCGGCTGCTTCCTGATCCAGTATCTCAACTCGCAGATCGGCTCGCAGCAGGCGTTCAACTCCTATCTCGTGCTCGGCGTCATCCTGGTCGCCTTCGTGCTGCTGCTGCCGAAGGGCCTCGTGCCGACCGCCCGCGAACTCGCCCTGAAGATCGCCCGCTTCGCCTCCGAACGCCGCCGGCCGACGCCGCCCGCCGCCGCCCCGCAGACCGAGGGAGCCGAGTGA
- a CDS encoding branched-chain amino acid ABC transporter permease translates to MEIAIILALDVLNGASALFLLCLGLAIIFGMMRIINLAHGEFVMLGAYATVVSANAGLNIWVAMLVVAPLFTGLVGLVVERCLIRFLYGRLVDSMLATWGLSLTLIGVVTTIFGNTINGVPTPLGGFSIGAYRSSWYTIFLFAMACVMCALVYVVLRRTRFGLIARAVMQNPGMAAALGVNPARIYMATFTLGAAVTGLAGGLLAPVSGITPVMGGAFVAKCFITVVGGGAAILSGTLSAAGLFGFVNQLGAYFTTPVYGEVILFLSAIILIRLLPQGISGRFFKGTL, encoded by the coding sequence ATGGAAATCGCGATCATCCTCGCGCTCGACGTGCTGAACGGCGCCTCCGCGCTGTTCCTCCTCTGCCTCGGTCTGGCGATCATCTTCGGCATGATGCGCATCATCAACCTCGCCCACGGCGAGTTCGTGATGCTCGGTGCCTACGCCACCGTGGTCAGCGCCAACGCGGGCCTGAACATCTGGGTCGCCATGCTGGTGGTGGCGCCGCTCTTCACCGGGCTCGTCGGCCTCGTGGTGGAGCGTTGCCTGATCCGCTTCCTCTACGGCCGCCTCGTCGATTCCATGCTCGCCACCTGGGGGCTGAGCCTGACGCTGATCGGCGTCGTCACCACGATCTTCGGCAACACCATCAACGGCGTGCCGACCCCGCTCGGCGGCTTCTCGATCGGCGCCTACCGCTCGAGCTGGTACACGATCTTCCTGTTCGCCATGGCCTGCGTGATGTGCGCCCTGGTCTACGTCGTGCTGCGCCGCACCCGCTTCGGCCTGATCGCCCGCGCGGTGATGCAGAACCCGGGCATGGCCGCCGCCCTCGGCGTCAATCCGGCGCGGATCTACATGGCGACCTTCACGCTCGGGGCCGCCGTCACCGGCCTCGCCGGCGGCCTGCTCGCCCCGGTCTCGGGCATCACGCCGGTGATGGGCGGCGCCTTCGTCGCCAAGTGCTTCATCACCGTGGTCGGCGGCGGCGCGGCGATCCTGTCCGGCACGCTCTCGGCCGCCGGCCTGTTCGGCTTCGTCAACCAGCTCGGCGCCTATTTCACCACGCCGGTCTACGGCGAGGTGATCCTGTTCCTCTCCGCCATCATCCTCATCCGCCTCCTGCCCCAGGGCATTTCGGGCCGCTTCTTCAAGGGGACCCTGTGA
- a CDS encoding ABC transporter substrate-binding protein gives MAINRRRFLTTSLTASASLVAAPAILTRGAFGADDPILVGSLHDQSGPIGTSGVPMVKSLELGISEINAAGGLLGRPLKLVHYDTQSNIQMYSQYAQQLALKDKVAVVHGGITSASREAIRPTFDRFRVLYFYNTLYEGGVCDRNTFCTGTTPAQTVEKLVPYAMSKSGKKAYIIAADYNYGQITAKWMQKYVKDNGGETLSVDFFPLDVTNFGPTISKIQAAKPDLILSALVGGNHTAFYRQWTAAGMKGQIPIASTTFGLVNEPSTLDAAESDAILGAYGYFEELTTPASTSYVEKLKMQSPDIPYISELAAATYEGFYLWAEGVKKAGSLDRMAVIEALETGISFDGPSGKVTIDHATHHVVRNAFLASVKDRKWSVLESYPDAKPLDTAGVCDLIKNPADNQQYVIDI, from the coding sequence ATGGCCATCAATCGCCGCCGCTTCCTGACGACGTCGCTCACCGCGTCCGCCTCGCTCGTCGCCGCCCCCGCCATCCTGACCCGCGGTGCCTTCGGCGCCGACGATCCCATCCTGGTCGGCAGCCTGCACGACCAGTCCGGCCCGATCGGCACCTCGGGCGTGCCGATGGTGAAGAGCCTCGAGCTCGGCATCTCCGAGATCAACGCCGCCGGCGGCCTGCTCGGCCGGCCGCTGAAGCTGGTGCACTACGACACCCAGTCCAACATCCAGATGTATTCGCAATATGCCCAGCAGCTGGCGCTGAAGGACAAGGTCGCGGTCGTCCACGGCGGCATCACCTCGGCCTCGCGCGAGGCGATCCGCCCGACCTTCGACCGCTTCCGCGTGCTCTACTTCTACAACACGCTCTACGAGGGCGGCGTGTGCGACCGCAACACCTTCTGCACCGGCACGACGCCGGCCCAGACGGTGGAGAAGCTGGTGCCCTACGCGATGTCGAAGTCGGGCAAGAAGGCCTACATCATCGCGGCCGACTACAACTACGGCCAGATCACCGCCAAGTGGATGCAGAAATACGTCAAGGACAACGGCGGCGAGACGCTGTCGGTCGACTTCTTCCCCCTCGACGTCACCAACTTCGGCCCGACCATCTCCAAGATCCAGGCCGCCAAGCCGGACCTGATCCTCTCGGCCCTCGTCGGCGGCAACCACACCGCCTTCTACCGCCAGTGGACCGCGGCCGGCATGAAGGGCCAGATCCCGATCGCCTCGACCACCTTCGGCCTCGTCAACGAGCCCTCGACCCTCGACGCCGCCGAGAGCGACGCCATCCTCGGCGCCTACGGCTACTTCGAGGAGCTGACGACGCCGGCGAGCACCTCCTACGTGGAGAAGCTGAAGATGCAGTCGCCGGACATCCCCTACATCTCCGAATTGGCGGCGGCGACCTACGAGGGCTTCTACCTCTGGGCCGAGGGCGTCAAGAAGGCCGGTTCGCTCGACCGCATGGCGGTGATCGAGGCGCTCGAGACCGGCATTTCCTTCGACGGCCCGAGCGGCAAGGTCACCATCGACCACGCCACCCACCACGTGGTGCGCAACGCCTTCCTGGCCTCGGTCAAGGACCGCAAGTGGTCGGTTCTGGAGTCCTATCCGGACGCCAAGCCGCTCGACACCGCCGGCGTCTGCGACCTGATCAAGAACCCGGCCGACAACCAGCAGTACGTCATCGACATCTGA
- a CDS encoding substrate-binding domain-containing protein — protein MPRPLRIALLAAEEGPAGLWCPSAVACATLAVRELNEAGGLLGRPVALDVLNIGTSPAAAAEAAGSAIEVHGADAIVGMFPSYARRAVAWAVGRRVPFIYTPQFEGWETDPSVVTTGETSLELLSAATRWLTGARGARRFFLCGSDYVWPRSTFSTARRLIREAGGEVVGEEYLPLEGTDFDGVLDRIRAARADVVLPYFLGADAIAFNRAFAAAGLARRMLRFSSAIDETVLYGLDENATENLYVAAAYFSTLKSRRNGAFLERYHTAYGDSPPPPNGFGESCYEGVHCLAALAEAAGTLRPADLLRHVGAAPQRRTARALDDAPRAGGRRPIHLARVDGYDFTVIDRL, from the coding sequence ATGCCGCGCCCCCTCAGGATCGCACTCCTCGCCGCAGAGGAAGGCCCGGCCGGGCTGTGGTGCCCGTCGGCGGTCGCCTGCGCCACCCTCGCCGTGCGCGAACTCAACGAGGCCGGCGGCCTTCTCGGCCGGCCGGTGGCGCTCGACGTGCTGAACATCGGCACCTCGCCGGCGGCGGCGGCGGAGGCCGCGGGCAGTGCGATCGAGGTCCACGGCGCCGACGCGATCGTCGGCATGTTCCCGAGCTACGCCCGGCGCGCGGTCGCCTGGGCGGTCGGGCGGCGGGTGCCGTTCATCTACACGCCGCAGTTCGAGGGCTGGGAGACCGACCCGTCGGTGGTCACCACCGGCGAGACCTCGCTCGAACTGCTGTCGGCCGCGACCCGCTGGCTGACCGGGGCGCGCGGGGCCCGGCGCTTCTTCCTGTGCGGCAGCGACTACGTCTGGCCGCGCTCGACCTTCTCGACCGCGCGCCGGCTGATCCGCGAGGCCGGCGGGGAGGTGGTGGGGGAGGAGTACCTGCCGCTCGAGGGCACCGACTTCGACGGCGTGCTCGACCGCATCCGCGCCGCCCGCGCCGACGTGGTGCTGCCCTATTTCCTCGGCGCCGACGCCATCGCCTTCAACCGCGCCTTCGCCGCCGCCGGCCTCGCCCGGCGGATGCTGCGCTTCTCCTCGGCGATCGACGAGACCGTGCTCTACGGCCTCGACGAGAACGCCACCGAGAACCTCTACGTCGCCGCCGCCTATTTCTCGACGCTGAAGTCGCGGCGCAACGGCGCCTTCCTGGAGCGCTACCACACGGCCTACGGCGACAGCCCGCCGCCGCCGAACGGCTTCGGGGAATCCTGCTACGAGGGCGTCCACTGCCTCGCCGCGCTCGCCGAGGCGGCGGGCACGCTTCGCCCGGCCGACCTCTTGCGCCACGTCGGCGCGGCGCCGCAGCGGCGCACCGCCCGCGCCCTCGACGACGCCCCGCGCGCCGGCGGCCGGCGGCCGATCCACCTCGCCCGCGTCGACGGCTACGACTTCACGGTGATCGACCGGCTCTGA